The following nucleotide sequence is from Terriglobales bacterium.
ATCAGGACCTGAACCGCTACGACGAAGCCATCGCGGCCGCCCAGCGTATCGCCGAGCTCGATCCCGACGACGTCCTGGCCCACACCAGCCTCTCCATCCTCTATCAGAAGAAGGGTATGATCCCGGAGGCCGAAGCCGAGGGCAACAAGGCCCGCATCCTGGGATGGAAGCAGCAGTTGAAGAAAAAGTAGTCAGGGGTCAGTAGTCAGGAGTCAGTGTCTTCCCAGGCTGGTCTCGCTGACTCCTCGCTGACTCCTGACTCCTGATCTCTGACTCCTGCCCTTAGAGGTTGTACTTCTTGATCAGGTGCCGGAAGGAGCGGTAGCTGAGCTTCAGCAGCTCGGCGGCGCGGGTCTGGACTCCGTTGGAGCGGCGCAAGGCGGAGCGGATGAGCGAGCGCTCGATCTCGGCGACGTAGTTCTCCAGGTCCAGCCCCTCCGCGGGGACGGAGAGGCAGACGGCTCCCGGACCGCCCGCGGCCGCGGCCAGGGCATGCGTCTGCAGGCGCTCGGCGGGAAGCTCCACCTGCAACTCCTCCTTGGTCTCCAGCGCCACCGCGCGCTCCACCGCGTTCTCCAGCTCGCGCACGTTGCCCGGCCAATCGTAGCCGCTCAGCTCTTCCATGGACTTGGCTGAGATGCGCAGAATGCTCTTCCCCGCCGCCGGGGCATACTTCTTCAGGAAGTGGCTGGCCAGCAGGGGGATGTCGGCGCGGCGCTCGCGCAGCGGCGGCACCTTGATGGGGATCACGCTGATGCGGTAGTAGAGGTCTTCGCGGAAGTTGCCCTGGGTCACCTGGGATTCCAGGTCTTTGTTGGTGGCGGCGATGACGCGCACGTCGATGGCCCGCTCCTCGGCCGCGCCCACGGGGCGGAGCGAGCGTTCCTGCAGCACCCGCAGCAGCTTCACCTGCATGCCCAGACTCATCTCACTGATCTCGTCGAGGAACAGTGTGCCGCCGTCGGCCACCTCGAAGAGCCCGCGGCGGTTCTGCAGCGCCCCGGTGAAGGCGCCCTTGACGTAGCCGAACAGCTCGCTCTCCAGCAGGGTTTCAGGAAAGGCGCCACAGTTGACGGAGACGAAGGGCTCGGCGGCGCGCGGCGAGCAAGCGTGCACGGCGCGGGCCACCAGCTCCTTGCCCGTCCCGCTCTCGCCCTGCACCACGATGGTGCTGGCGGTCGAGGCCACGCTGCGGATGGTCTGCTTCAGCTTCTCCATCACGCCGTCGGAACCGATGATGTGGTCCAAAGAGTTGAAGCTGGCGGCGTCGCGGCGGTAGGCGAAGTTCTGGCGGCGCAGGGCGCTGCGCTCCAGGGCCCGCCCGATGGCCAGGCGCACCTCCTCCACCAGCGAGGGCCCCTTGCGCAGGTAGTCGAAGGCGCCGCCCGCCCGCACCGCCTGGATGGCGGCTTCCAGGTCGTCGACCGCGGTGATGAGCACCACCGCCGAGTCGGGC
It contains:
- a CDS encoding tetratricopeptide repeat protein — translated: MADEGKRRQAEDAYYAALDCYAEGRHEEALAAYRRSIELDPGFTDALHGLAKLYQDLNRYDEAIAAAQRIAELDPDDVLAHTSLSILYQKKGMIPEAEAEGNKARILGWKQQLKKK
- a CDS encoding sigma-54 dependent transcriptional regulator yields the protein MASILVCDDHRAICEVLDIALRKEGHRVETVGTGDAARKKIDGALYDVIVTDIKMPDVDGIAVLRHAHQASPDSAVVLITAVDDLEAAIQAVRAGGAFDYLRKGPSLVEEVRLAIGRALERSALRRQNFAYRRDAASFNSLDHIIGSDGVMEKLKQTIRSVASTASTIVVQGESGTGKELVARAVHACSPRAAEPFVSVNCGAFPETLLESELFGYVKGAFTGALQNRRGLFEVADGGTLFLDEISEMSLGMQVKLLRVLQERSLRPVGAAEERAIDVRVIAATNKDLESQVTQGNFREDLYYRISVIPIKVPPLRERRADIPLLASHFLKKYAPAAGKSILRISAKSMEELSGYDWPGNVRELENAVERAVALETKEELQVELPAERLQTHALAAAAGGPGAVCLSVPAEGLDLENYVAEIERSLIRSALRRSNGVQTRAAELLKLSYRSFRHLIKKYNL